A window of the Vibrio pomeroyi genome harbors these coding sequences:
- the smrB gene encoding endonuclease SmrB, which translates to MSKKDTDFDDDFALFNDAVKGVKKLQQDTIVQQPKRNAKQKEITRTARQARDSEFYFSDEFIPHLSEDGPTRYARDDVSKYEVKRLRRGVYVPDVYLDMHGMTQQEAKRELGAMIAHCIKEGVACACVQHGIGKHILKQKVPLWLAQHPDVMAFHQAPLEFGGNGALLVLLSIPEK; encoded by the coding sequence ATGAGCAAAAAAGACACCGACTTCGATGACGATTTCGCCCTATTCAACGATGCAGTAAAGGGCGTTAAAAAGTTGCAACAGGATACCATAGTCCAGCAGCCAAAAAGAAATGCCAAGCAAAAAGAAATTACTCGAACGGCAAGACAAGCGAGAGATAGCGAGTTTTATTTCTCGGATGAGTTCATTCCGCACCTTAGCGAAGACGGGCCAACACGTTATGCGCGTGATGATGTCTCTAAATATGAGGTGAAGCGCCTGCGTCGTGGTGTTTATGTTCCAGATGTCTATCTAGACATGCATGGTATGACTCAGCAAGAAGCCAAACGCGAACTTGGCGCGATGATCGCGCACTGCATTAAAGAAGGTGTGGCGTGTGCCTGCGTTCAACACGGCATTGGCAAACACATCCTTAAGCAGAAAGTGCCTTTGTGGTTAGCACAGCACCCAGACGTGATGGCTTTTCACCAAGCGCCATTAGAATTTGGCGGTAACGGTGCGTTGTTGGTACTGCTCTCGATTCCTGAGAAGTAA